A genome region from Sphingomonas sp. BGYR3 includes the following:
- a CDS encoding class I adenylate-forming enzyme family protein, which yields MSLDQVRALLTAPGQKFEMATEVIRGVETRVWKQCPPSLPMLLHFSRSHGARECAILNDERVTYDAMFRASAHLATQLKAMGVEKGDRVAFVMRNLPEWIAIFFAVTAIGGVAVPLNAWWTGTELEYGLTDCGAKVAITDGRRHRVLAPHYAHCPDLTHVIVTRAKDPLVHGELAMETLIGAPNDWAALPDVPLPLADLHPDDDATIFYTSGTTGAPKGALGTHRNILTNIHSTFYSAARAMLRRGEVPPPVPEPKTGLLVIPLFHVTACSAFLMANMALGGTIVMMRKWDAGEALALIERERIHATGGVPTIAWQLLEHPDRDRYDLSTLEGISYGGAPAAPELVRRIHAEFGALPGNGWGMTETMATVTNHQGEEYLARPDSCGLPVAVADLKIMAPDGSAELPVGEVGELWARGPMIVKGYWNKPEATAETFVDGWVRTGDLARLDADGFCYIVDRAKDIVIRGGENIYSTEVESVLYAHPAVTDCALVGVPHRTLGEEPAAVVHLCPGCTASEAELQAWVRQHLAGFKVPVAIRFVDDVLPRNAQGKILKTELRGLFAPAAA from the coding sequence ATGTCGCTGGATCAGGTCCGCGCACTGCTGACTGCGCCGGGTCAGAAGTTCGAGATGGCGACGGAGGTGATCCGCGGCGTGGAAACGCGCGTGTGGAAACAATGCCCGCCATCGCTGCCGATGCTGCTGCATTTTTCGCGCAGCCATGGCGCGCGGGAATGTGCGATCCTGAATGACGAACGGGTCACCTATGACGCGATGTTCCGCGCCTCTGCCCATCTGGCCACGCAATTGAAGGCGATGGGCGTGGAAAAGGGCGACCGGGTCGCCTTTGTCATGCGCAACCTGCCCGAATGGATCGCCATCTTCTTTGCCGTGACGGCCATCGGCGGTGTCGCCGTGCCGCTCAACGCTTGGTGGACGGGGACCGAGCTGGAATATGGCCTGACGGATTGCGGGGCAAAGGTCGCGATTACCGACGGTCGGCGGCACCGCGTGCTTGCCCCGCATTATGCGCACTGCCCGGATCTGACCCACGTCATCGTCACCCGTGCCAAGGATCCGCTGGTCCATGGCGAACTGGCGATGGAAACCCTGATCGGTGCGCCGAACGACTGGGCGGCGTTGCCCGATGTTCCGTTGCCGTTGGCCGATCTTCACCCCGATGACGACGCCACCATCTTTTACACCAGCGGCACCACCGGCGCGCCAAAGGGGGCGCTGGGCACGCATCGCAACATCCTGACCAACATCCATTCCACCTTTTATTCGGCGGCCCGCGCAATGCTGCGTCGGGGCGAAGTGCCGCCGCCGGTGCCGGAGCCAAAGACCGGCCTGCTCGTCATCCCGCTATTCCATGTCACCGCCTGTTCGGCGTTCCTGATGGCGAATATGGCGCTGGGCGGCACCATCGTGATGATGCGCAAATGGGATGCAGGCGAGGCGCTGGCCCTGATCGAGCGGGAGCGGATCCACGCGACGGGCGGCGTGCCGACCATCGCATGGCAGTTGCTGGAACATCCTGACCGCGACCGATATGATCTCTCCACGCTGGAGGGCATTTCCTATGGCGGGGCGCCTGCCGCGCCCGAACTGGTCCGCCGCATCCATGCCGAATTCGGCGCGCTGCCCGGCAATGGCTGGGGCATGACCGAAACGATGGCGACGGTGACCAATCATCAGGGGGAGGAATATCTGGCCCGGCCGGACAGTTGCGGCCTGCCGGTTGCCGTCGCGGACCTCAAGATCATGGCCCCGGACGGCAGCGCCGAACTGCCGGTGGGCGAAGTCGGCGAGCTGTGGGCGCGTGGCCCGATGATCGTAAAGGGATATTGGAACAAGCCGGAGGCGACGGCCGAAACCTTTGTCGATGGCTGGGTGCGCACCGGCGATCTTGCCCGGCTGGATGCCGATGGGTTCTGCTACATCGTGGACCGGGCCAAGGATATCGTCATCCGGGGCGGTGAGAACATCTATTCGACCGAGGTGGAAAGCGTGCTGTATGCCCATCCGGCCGTCACCGACTGCGCGCTGGTCGGCGTGCCGCACCGGACGCTTGGCGAGGAACCGGCAGCGGTCGTGCACCTGTGCCCCGGATGCACCGCAAGCGAGGCGGAGCTTCAGGCTTGGGTGCGTCAGCATCTGGCCGGGTTCAAGGTGCCGGTGGCGATCCGCTTTGTCGACGATGTCCTGCCCCGCAATGCGCAGGGCAAGATCCTGAAAACGGAACTGCGCGGCCTTTTTGCGCCGGCCGCCGCCTAA
- a CDS encoding 3-hydroxyacyl-CoA dehydrogenase NAD-binding domain-containing protein, producing MTTESSPITQERHGDVLVLWSDNPPVNALGAAVRIGLAEGIEAAAADDGVKAVIIACRGKTFFAGADITEFTKPPVQPLLPELVDRIEALDKPVIAAIHGTALGGGCEVALASHYRIAVPSAKLGTPEVKLGLLPGAGGTQRLPRAAGVELALEMVTKGDPISAGDAHKAGLVDLLAGEDSLIADALALANEVKDVRPIPRVSENPLAHDPAVFEGFRKANARRFRGLDAPEANIACVEAATKMPYAEGVQIERQSFMKLMFGVQSAALRHIFFAERKASKIDGIAEDIALRPVNRVGVIGAGTMGGGISMNFLSAGIPVTIVEMQQDALDRGTGTMRKNYEATAAKGRMTAEQVEGAMGLLKPSLSLEDLADCDLIIEAVYENMDVKKDIFGKLDRIAKPGAILASNTSYLDVNEIAASTSRPQDVLGLHFFSPANIMKLLEVVRGDKTADDVLATAMAVAKKIRKVAVVAGVCHGFIGNRMLMPRQIEANRLLLEGATPEQIDRVHVEFGMPMGPFQMADLAGVDIGWHRDPTRIEDIRDQLCAEERWGQKKGAGFYDYDDKRNPSPSPRVAEIIQEWRDKTGTPQHDVTDEEIVERTLYPMVNEGALILAEGKAQRASDIDVVWVYGYGWPPYRGGPMFWADLEGAKKIVAGMEKHGFEIAPLLREKAEKGERFNR from the coding sequence ATGACCACCGAATCATCCCCCATCACCCAGGAACGGCATGGCGATGTGCTGGTGCTGTGGTCCGACAATCCGCCGGTGAACGCCCTTGGCGCGGCGGTGCGGATCGGCCTGGCCGAAGGGATCGAGGCGGCAGCGGCCGACGATGGGGTAAAGGCGGTGATCATCGCCTGTCGCGGCAAGACGTTTTTCGCCGGTGCCGACATCACCGAATTCACCAAGCCGCCGGTCCAGCCCCTGTTGCCCGAACTGGTCGACCGGATCGAGGCGCTGGACAAGCCGGTGATCGCGGCGATCCACGGAACGGCGCTTGGCGGCGGCTGCGAAGTTGCGCTGGCCAGCCATTACCGGATCGCCGTCCCTTCGGCCAAGCTGGGTACGCCAGAGGTCAAGCTGGGCCTGTTGCCCGGTGCCGGCGGCACGCAGCGGCTGCCGCGTGCGGCGGGCGTTGAACTTGCCCTGGAAATGGTGACGAAGGGTGATCCGATCTCGGCCGGCGATGCGCACAAGGCGGGGCTGGTCGATCTGCTGGCGGGCGAGGACAGCCTTATCGCCGATGCCCTGGCGCTGGCCAATGAGGTCAAGGACGTGCGCCCGATCCCGCGGGTTTCCGAAAATCCGCTGGCGCACGACCCGGCGGTGTTCGAGGGCTTTCGCAAGGCCAATGCCCGGCGCTTCCGCGGCCTGGATGCGCCAGAGGCGAACATCGCCTGTGTCGAGGCGGCGACCAAGATGCCCTATGCCGAGGGTGTGCAGATCGAACGCCAGTCGTTCATGAAGCTGATGTTCGGCGTGCAGTCGGCGGCGCTGCGCCACATCTTCTTTGCCGAGCGCAAGGCATCAAAGATCGACGGCATTGCCGAGGATATCGCCCTGCGCCCGGTGAACCGCGTCGGCGTGATCGGCGCAGGCACGATGGGCGGCGGCATTTCGATGAACTTCCTGTCCGCCGGCATCCCGGTGACCATCGTGGAAATGCAGCAGGACGCGCTGGATCGCGGCACGGGCACGATGCGCAAGAATTACGAGGCGACCGCCGCCAAGGGCCGGATGACCGCCGAACAGGTGGAAGGCGCAATGGGCCTGTTGAAGCCCAGCCTGTCGCTGGAAGACCTGGCCGATTGCGACCTGATCATCGAGGCCGTGTATGAAAACATGGACGTGAAGAAGGACATTTTCGGCAAGCTGGACCGGATTGCCAAGCCGGGCGCGATCCTAGCCAGCAACACCAGCTATCTGGACGTCAACGAGATTGCGGCCAGCACGTCGCGGCCGCAGGATGTGCTGGGCCTGCACTTCTTTTCCCCCGCCAATATCATGAAGCTGCTGGAGGTCGTGCGCGGCGACAAGACGGCGGACGATGTGCTGGCAACGGCGATGGCGGTGGCCAAGAAGATCCGCAAGGTGGCGGTCGTCGCCGGCGTCTGTCACGGCTTTATCGGCAACCGGATGCTGATGCCGCGCCAGATCGAGGCCAACCGCCTGTTGCTGGAAGGCGCGACGCCGGAACAGATCGACCGGGTCCATGTCGAATTCGGCATGCCGATGGGGCCGTTTCAGATGGCCGACCTGGCAGGCGTCGATATCGGCTGGCACCGCGACCCGACCCGGATCGAGGATATTCGCGACCAATTGTGCGCCGAGGAACGCTGGGGCCAGAAAAAAGGCGCCGGGTTCTATGACTATGACGACAAGCGCAATCCGTCGCCCAGCCCGCGCGTTGCCGAGATCATTCAGGAATGGCGCGACAAGACCGGCACGCCGCAGCACGACGTGACCGATGAGGAAATTGTCGAGCGGACACTGTATCCGATGGTGAACGAAGGCGCGCTGATCCTGGCCGAGGGCAAGGCGCAGCGGGCGTCGGACATCGATGTCGTCTGGGTCTATGGCTATGGCTGGCCCCCCTATCGCGGCGGACCGATGTTCTGGGCCGATCTGGAGGGCGCGAAAAAGATCGTCGCCGGCATGGAAAAGCATGGCTTCGAGATCGCCCCGCTGCTGCGCGAAAAGGCGGAGAAGGGCGAGCGGTTCAATCGCTGA
- a CDS encoding acyl-CoA dehydrogenase family protein: MTDLTQFRADTRAWLEANCPAEMRAPVRSEKDICWGGRRAVYQPGQREWLDAMAARGWTVPDWPTEYGGGGLSPAEAKVLREEMAALNCRLPLRSFGISMLGPALLKYGTEAQKLEHLPKIARGEIRWCQGYSEPNAGSDLAGLATSAEDAGDHFIVNGQKVWTSYADQADWIFCLVRTSRDSKQGGISFVLFDMDTPGVSTKPILLISGNSPFCETFFDNVRVPKANLVGALNKGWDVAKYLLGHEREMISGMGLGQSGGDDPLIAGAIATIGLDDRGRLADPLLRAAIAEFRVRTHAFSAMSERFIDELKAGRAHPAQPSMMKYVGTELNKRRQELVMSAGGSDALEWESERSAGGAKARGWLRSKANSIEGGTSEIQLNIVAKRILELPGA; encoded by the coding sequence ATGACCGACCTGACCCAGTTCCGCGCCGATACTCGTGCCTGGCTGGAGGCGAATTGTCCGGCGGAAATGCGTGCGCCCGTGCGATCCGAAAAGGATATCTGCTGGGGCGGCCGCCGCGCGGTTTATCAGCCGGGTCAGCGGGAATGGCTGGATGCGATGGCCGCGCGCGGCTGGACCGTGCCGGACTGGCCGACCGAATATGGCGGCGGGGGCCTGTCGCCCGCAGAGGCCAAGGTGCTCCGCGAGGAAATGGCTGCGCTGAACTGCCGACTGCCGCTGCGCAGTTTCGGCATATCCATGCTTGGCCCGGCGCTGCTGAAATACGGGACCGAGGCGCAAAAGCTGGAGCACCTGCCCAAAATCGCGCGCGGTGAAATCCGGTGGTGCCAGGGATATTCGGAGCCGAACGCGGGCAGCGACCTGGCCGGCCTTGCCACCAGCGCGGAGGATGCGGGCGATCATTTCATCGTCAACGGACAAAAGGTGTGGACCAGCTATGCCGATCAGGCGGACTGGATTTTCTGCCTGGTTCGCACGTCTCGGGACAGCAAGCAGGGCGGCATCAGTTTCGTCCTGTTCGACATGGACACGCCGGGCGTTTCGACCAAGCCCATCCTGCTGATCAGCGGCAATTCGCCATTCTGCGAAACCTTTTTCGACAATGTGCGCGTGCCAAAGGCCAATCTGGTCGGCGCGCTGAACAAGGGATGGGACGTCGCCAAATATCTGCTGGGCCATGAGCGGGAGATGATTTCCGGCATGGGCCTGGGCCAGTCGGGCGGCGACGACCCGCTGATCGCCGGGGCGATCGCGACCATCGGGCTGGACGATCGCGGGCGGCTGGCCGATCCGCTGCTGCGGGCGGCCATCGCCGAGTTCCGGGTGCGGACCCATGCCTTTTCCGCCATGTCCGAACGCTTCATCGACGAGCTGAAGGCTGGGCGCGCTCACCCTGCCCAGCCGAGCATGATGAAATATGTCGGTACCGAGCTGAACAAGCGGCGGCAGGAACTGGTGATGTCGGCCGGCGGCAGCGACGCGCTGGAATGGGAAAGCGAGCGATCGGCAGGCGGCGCAAAGGCGCGGGGCTGGCTGCGCAGCAAGGCCAATTCGATCGAGGGCGGCACCAGCGAGATTCAGCTGAACATCGTCGCCAAGCGGATACTGGAATTGCCCGGCGCCTGA
- a CDS encoding acyl-CoA dehydrogenase, producing the protein MPLFLNEEQAMLADTARQFVSETAPVSHLRALRDAQDATGFSRDLWRQFGEMGFAGMLVPEAQGGLGLGHVEAGVVLEEIGRNLTPSPFLTTAVAAVEAMKGSAHADRWFPGIVAGETVAAIAVDEGAKFTGRVAMRAERSGNGFRLKGTKQFVHHAHAADLLLIAATTAEDAAPTLFVVDPKAAGLTIDPQRLADASLASRLTLDGVEVDADAVVGEVDDDRPLRRLLAAGRAGASAELIGVGGGAMDMTVDYLKQRKQFGTLIGSFQALQHRAAHLYAEMEVARAAVLKAQQLLDTGSDESENAIAVAKAMTGMATTLSVQEAVQMHGGIGMTDEYDVGFFMKRARVLAELFGDANFHANALAEAEGY; encoded by the coding sequence ATGCCGTTGTTTCTGAACGAAGAACAGGCGATGCTCGCCGATACCGCACGCCAGTTCGTTAGCGAAACCGCGCCGGTCAGTCACCTTCGGGCGCTGCGCGATGCACAGGATGCGACCGGCTTTTCCCGCGATCTGTGGCGGCAGTTCGGTGAGATGGGCTTTGCCGGGATGCTGGTGCCGGAGGCGCAGGGCGGATTGGGCCTGGGCCATGTCGAGGCGGGCGTGGTGCTGGAGGAAATCGGGCGGAATCTGACGCCCTCCCCCTTTCTGACCACTGCGGTTGCCGCGGTCGAGGCGATGAAAGGCTCGGCGCACGCGGATCGCTGGTTTCCCGGCATCGTGGCGGGGGAGACCGTGGCTGCCATCGCCGTGGACGAAGGGGCAAAGTTCACAGGGCGGGTCGCCATGCGCGCCGAACGATCGGGCAACGGCTTTCGCCTGAAGGGCACCAAGCAGTTTGTCCACCACGCCCATGCCGCCGACCTGCTGCTGATCGCCGCTACCACGGCGGAGGACGCGGCGCCGACGCTGTTCGTGGTCGATCCAAAGGCGGCGGGACTGACCATCGACCCCCAACGGCTTGCCGATGCCAGCCTGGCCAGCCGCCTGACGCTGGACGGAGTCGAGGTGGATGCGGACGCGGTGGTGGGCGAAGTGGATGACGATCGACCGCTTCGTCGCCTGCTCGCCGCCGGCCGCGCCGGTGCCTCTGCCGAGCTGATCGGTGTGGGCGGAGGGGCGATGGACATGACCGTCGACTATCTGAAGCAGCGCAAGCAGTTCGGCACCCTGATCGGCAGTTTTCAGGCGCTTCAGCACCGCGCGGCACATCTTTACGCCGAGATGGAAGTAGCGCGGGCCGCGGTGCTGAAAGCGCAGCAGCTGCTCGACACCGGGTCGGACGAGTCGGAAAACGCCATCGCCGTTGCCAAGGCAATGACCGGCATGGCAACCACCCTGTCGGTGCAGGAGGCGGTTCAGATGCATGGCGGCATTGGCATGACCGACGAATATGATGTCGGCTTTTTCATGAAGCGCGCCCGCGTGCTGGCCGAATTGTTCGGCGATGCGAATTTCCATGCCAATGCCCTTGCCGAGGCTGAGGGATATTGA
- a CDS encoding acyl-CoA thioesterase II yields the protein MTDQRRADTAEGLVAQLIALLDVERIDTDLYRGARQPEGVGRVFGGQVIAQALQAAQRSVEDKVCHSLHAYFMRPGDERHPIIYRVVRDFEGRSFANRRVIASQGGQPILNMIASFQIEEAGMAHQDAMPDVPMPEALRSERELRAEIEAQVPEKLRRFFLRARPIEIRPCQPRDWFRPDPRPPRQASWLKTATALPDDPALHRAILAYASDMTLLGTCTLPHGVNWMTQGFQTASLDHALWFHQSFRADDWLLYDCDSPWAGAARGFNRGQIFTRDGRMVASVSQEGLIRMRNAEPQAG from the coding sequence ATGACGGACCAACGGCGCGCTGATACGGCCGAGGGGCTGGTCGCCCAGCTGATCGCGCTGCTCGATGTCGAACGGATCGACACCGACCTGTATCGGGGTGCGCGCCAGCCCGAGGGCGTCGGCCGCGTGTTCGGCGGGCAGGTGATCGCGCAGGCCTTGCAGGCTGCCCAGCGGTCGGTGGAGGACAAGGTCTGCCATTCCCTCCACGCCTATTTCATGCGGCCCGGCGACGAGCGGCACCCGATCATCTATCGCGTCGTCCGCGATTTCGAAGGGCGCAGCTTCGCCAATCGCCGGGTGATCGCATCGCAGGGCGGGCAGCCGATCCTGAACATGATTGCATCCTTCCAGATCGAGGAAGCGGGCATGGCGCATCAGGATGCAATGCCCGACGTGCCGATGCCGGAGGCGCTGCGATCCGAGCGGGAATTGCGCGCCGAGATCGAGGCGCAGGTGCCGGAAAAGCTGCGCCGCTTTTTTCTGCGTGCCCGGCCGATCGAGATCCGCCCGTGCCAGCCGCGTGACTGGTTCCGCCCCGATCCCAGGCCGCCGCGTCAGGCAAGCTGGCTGAAGACCGCGACTGCCCTGCCCGACGATCCGGCGCTGCACCGGGCGATCCTGGCCTATGCCAGCGACATGACGCTGCTGGGCACCTGTACCCTGCCGCACGGGGTCAACTGGATGACGCAGGGGTTTCAAACGGCGAGCCTGGATCACGCCCTGTGGTTTCATCAGTCGTTTCGCGCCGATGACTGGCTGCTCTATGACTGCGACAGTCCATGGGCAGGCGCGGCGCGGGGGTTCAACCGGGGGCAGATTTTCACCCGCGACGGACGGATGGTGGCCAGCGTCAGCCAGGAAGGGCTGATCCGGATGCGCAATGCGGAGCCTCAGGCGGGCTGA
- a CDS encoding DUF4174 domain-containing protein: MTALPTLIAALALQSAPTLEAMRWEKRVIVLFADDEGSAARQRGMLSDRMGMAERDLHLIEVIGDRVSGTSTPADDLRRRLKPEGPFTLILIGKDGGVKLRSAEPVSARQLFQTIDAMPMRASEGKVRQSPF, encoded by the coding sequence ATGACCGCTCTTCCCACCCTGATCGCCGCGCTCGCCCTGCAGTCCGCCCCGACGCTGGAGGCGATGCGGTGGGAGAAGCGGGTCATCGTCCTGTTTGCCGACGACGAAGGCAGCGCGGCGCGACAGCGGGGGATGCTGAGCGACCGGATGGGCATGGCGGAGCGTGACCTGCACCTGATCGAGGTGATCGGTGATCGGGTCAGCGGCACCAGCACGCCGGCGGACGATCTGCGCCGCCGGTTGAAACCGGAGGGGCCGTTCACCCTGATCCTGATCGGCAAGGACGGCGGCGTAAAGCTCCGCTCGGCCGAGCCGGTCAGCGCCCGCCAGCTGTTCCAGACGATCGACGCCATGCCGATGCGGGCCAGCGAAGGAAAGGTCCGCCAGAGCCCGTTCTAA
- the alaS gene encoding alanine--tRNA ligase, producing MTSTNDIRRSFLDYFEGQGHARVQSAPLVPHNDPTLMFVNAGMVPFKNVFTGLETRPYSTATSSQKCVRAGGKHNDLDNVGYTARHHTFFEMLGNFSFGDYFKEQAILHAWTLLTREWGLPADKLTATVYHTDDQAFDLWKKIAGLPEERIIRIPTKDNFWAMGADGPCGPCSEIFYDHGDHIWGGPPGSPEEDGDRFVEIWNLVFMQHLQEADEIVGDLPRPSIDTGMGLERVAAVLQGVHDNYDTDTFKALIAASGALTGSATTGDHQASHRVIADHLRSAGFLVADGVLPANEGRGYVLRRIMRRAMRHAHLLGAKDPLMHRLVPELVAEMGAAYPELVRAQPLIEATLLQEETRFRQTLANGLKLLDEATAEMGEGDTLPGETAFKLYDTYGFPYDLTEDALRPAGMSVDRAGFDAAMKRQKDAARAAWKGSGAKASDDVWFDIAEEQGGTEFTGYVSTEGEGQVVALVKDGARVDRAGPGDSVIVLTNQTPFYGESGGQTGDAGIISNDKGLRVIVDDTSKPLGRLHAHQARVEAGEIAVGDTVKLAIDVERRDAIRANHSATHLLHAALRNRLGGHVTQKGSLVAADRLRFDFSHPSALSPQEIALIEADVNAEIRANETVSTRLMTPDDAIAAGAMALFGEKYGDEVRVLSMGRLTDRHYSVELCGGTHVRATGDIAVFKIVSESAVSSGVRRIEALTGEGARLWLADRDAKLREAAAALKAAPDEVPARVVSLMEERKRLERELAEAKKALALGGGGAAAPAGPEQVAGTSFIGQVLDGLDPKALRGAVDEAKARVGSGVVALVAVNDGRASIAVGVTDDLVGRLSAVDLVKAGVAALGGQGGGGRPDMAQGGGPDGTRGADALAAVKSAMEGVAAAA from the coding sequence ATGACCTCGACGAACGATATCCGCCGCTCCTTCCTCGACTATTTCGAGGGTCAGGGCCATGCCCGCGTCCAGTCCGCGCCGCTGGTGCCGCACAACGATCCGACGCTGATGTTCGTCAATGCCGGGATGGTGCCGTTCAAGAACGTGTTCACCGGCCTTGAAACCCGGCCCTATTCCACCGCCACCTCGTCGCAGAAATGCGTGCGCGCCGGGGGCAAGCACAATGATCTCGACAATGTCGGCTACACCGCCCGGCACCACACCTTCTTCGAAATGCTGGGTAATTTCAGCTTTGGCGATTATTTCAAGGAACAGGCGATCCTGCACGCCTGGACGCTACTGACCCGCGAATGGGGCCTGCCTGCGGACAAGCTGACCGCCACCGTCTATCACACCGACGATCAGGCGTTCGACCTGTGGAAAAAGATCGCGGGCCTGCCCGAAGAACGCATCATCCGCATCCCGACCAAGGATAATTTCTGGGCGATGGGCGCGGACGGCCCCTGCGGCCCGTGCTCGGAAATCTTCTACGATCATGGCGACCATATCTGGGGCGGCCCGCCCGGATCGCCGGAGGAGGATGGCGACCGCTTCGTCGAAATCTGGAACCTCGTCTTCATGCAGCATCTGCAGGAAGCGGACGAGATTGTCGGTGACCTGCCGCGGCCCAGCATCGATACCGGCATGGGGCTGGAACGGGTCGCTGCGGTGCTTCAGGGCGTCCACGACAATTACGACACCGACACGTTCAAGGCGCTGATCGCCGCCAGCGGTGCGCTGACCGGATCGGCCACCACGGGCGATCATCAGGCGAGCCACCGCGTTATCGCCGATCACCTGCGCTCTGCCGGCTTCCTGGTCGCCGATGGTGTGCTGCCCGCCAATGAAGGGCGCGGCTATGTGCTCCGCCGCATCATGCGCCGCGCGATGCGTCATGCGCATCTGCTGGGTGCAAAGGATCCGCTGATGCACCGTCTGGTGCCGGAACTGGTCGCGGAAATGGGCGCTGCCTATCCGGAACTCGTCCGCGCACAGCCGCTGATCGAAGCGACGCTGCTGCAGGAGGAAACCCGGTTCCGCCAGACGCTGGCCAATGGCCTCAAGCTGCTGGACGAAGCGACGGCGGAGATGGGCGAGGGCGATACCCTGCCCGGCGAAACCGCGTTCAAGCTCTACGACACCTATGGCTTCCCCTATGACCTGACCGAGGATGCGCTGCGCCCGGCCGGGATGAGCGTTGACCGCGCCGGGTTCGATGCCGCGATGAAGCGGCAAAAGGACGCCGCCCGCGCCGCATGGAAGGGATCGGGGGCCAAGGCCAGCGACGATGTCTGGTTCGACATTGCCGAGGAACAGGGCGGCACGGAGTTTACCGGTTACGTCTCGACTGAGGGGGAGGGACAGGTGGTCGCCCTCGTCAAGGATGGCGCCCGCGTCGACCGGGCCGGGCCGGGCGACAGCGTGATCGTGCTGACCAACCAGACACCATTCTATGGCGAAAGTGGTGGCCAGACTGGCGATGCCGGGATCATCAGCAATGACAAGGGCTTGCGCGTCATTGTTGACGATACGTCGAAGCCGCTTGGCCGTCTGCACGCCCATCAGGCCCGCGTCGAGGCTGGCGAGATTGCGGTAGGTGACACGGTCAAGCTTGCCATCGATGTCGAGCGCCGCGACGCCATCCGCGCCAATCACTCGGCCACGCACCTGCTGCACGCTGCACTCCGCAACCGGCTGGGCGGTCATGTCACGCAAAAGGGCTCGCTGGTCGCCGCCGATCGCCTGCGCTTCGATTTCTCGCACCCCTCGGCGCTCAGCCCTCAGGAAATCGCGCTGATCGAGGCGGATGTGAACGCCGAAATCCGCGCCAACGAAACGGTCAGCACCCGGCTGATGACCCCCGACGACGCCATCGCCGCCGGTGCCATGGCGCTGTTCGGTGAGAAATATGGCGACGAGGTCCGCGTGCTGTCCATGGGCCGGCTGACCGACCGGCATTATTCGGTCGAGCTGTGCGGTGGCACTCATGTCCGCGCCACGGGCGACATTGCGGTGTTCAAGATCGTCAGCGAAAGCGCGGTTTCCTCTGGCGTCCGCCGGATCGAGGCGCTGACCGGGGAGGGCGCTCGTCTCTGGCTCGCCGACCGCGATGCCAAGCTGCGTGAGGCTGCGGCTGCGCTGAAGGCCGCGCCGGACGAGGTGCCCGCCCGCGTCGTCAGCCTGATGGAGGAACGCAAGCGGCTTGAGCGCGAGCTTGCCGAGGCGAAGAAGGCACTGGCGCTGGGCGGTGGCGGTGCGGCTGCGCCTGCCGGTCCCGAACAGGTTGCCGGTACCAGCTTCATCGGTCAGGTGCTCGACGGCCTCGACCCCAAGGCGCTGCGCGGTGCGGTGGACGAGGCAAAGGCGCGGGTCGGCAGCGGTGTTGTCGCGCTGGTCGCGGTCAATGACGGCCGCGCCTCCATCGCGGTTGGCGTCACGGACGATCTGGTCGGCCGGTTGAGCGCCGTCGATCTGGTCAAGGCGGGCGTGGCTGCGCTCGGCGGTCAGGGTGGCGGTGGCCGTCCCGACATGGCTCAGGGCGGCGGACCCGACGGGACCAGGGGCGCGGATGCGCTGGCAGCGGTAAAGTCTGCGATGGAGGGGGTCGCCGCGGCGGCCTGA